The Gemmatimonadota bacterium nucleotide sequence CTGGGAGACGCGGCGACGTCGCTCGCCCGGCCACGACTGGTGCATCATCCGCCTGGGGCTGCCGGGCGTGATCCGCGGCCTGGTCGTGGACACCACTCACTTCAAGGGCAACTACCCCGAGCACTGCTCCCTGGAAGCCTGCGCTGTGGAGGGCGTTCCTGACCCGGTGGAGCTCGGCCAGGAGGGGGGGCCTGCTCGCTGGGCGGAGATCCTGGCTAGCTCGCCGTTGCGCGGCGATGCCAGGAACCTCTTCGAGATCGGAGCCGACGCGCGCTTCACCCACGTGCGGCTGAGGATCTACCCGGATGGTGGCGTGGCGCGGCTGCGTGTCTACGGCCAGGTCGTGCCGGACTGGGACAGGCTGCTGCAGCGCGGAACGGAGCTGGATCTCGCCGCCGCGGAGCACGGCGGGCTGGTGATCGCCGCCAGCGACATGTTCTTCGGCCACCGGCAGAACCTGATCATGCCCGGCCGCGCGCTGAGCATGGCCGACGGCTGGGAGACCAGGCGCCGGCGCGGACCCGGCCACGACTGGTGCATCGTCCGGCTGGGGCGGCCGGGCACGATCCACCGGGTCGAGGTCGACACCGACCATTTCAAGGGGAACGCGCCCGAGAGCTGCTCGCTCGAGGGCTGCCACGCGCCGGACGCCGGCCTGGACGAGCCGGTGGGCGAGGCCGCCGGCTGGGCCGAGCTGCTCCCGCGCACTACGCTGCAGCCGCACAGCCGTCACAGCTTCCAGGTGCGGCCGGAGGCGACGTCGCCCGTAAGCCACATGCGCTTCAACATTTTCCCGGACGGCGGGATCGCCCGCCTCCGCGTCTACGGCTCGCCGGCGGCTGGTGCGTGAAGGGAGCTTCTCGAGTTGAGAGTCCCGCCGCGATGACGCTGGAAAACCTCAACCGCTTGCCGCGCGAGGACGCGGCGTCCGCGCTGCTCCAGTGCTGCGGCGCGCGCGCCTGGGCTCGCCGCATGGCCGAGCTCCGCCCGTTCCCTCACACGGCCGCTCTCCTCGAGGCCGCGGACCGCGTGTGGTGGGGCCTGGGCCGCGAGGACTGGCTGGAAGCCTTCCGCGCCCACCCCCGCATCGGCGAGCGGAAGCCGGAGACAGCGCAAGCGGAGCAGGCCCGGCGCTGGTCAGCGCA carries:
- the alc gene encoding allantoicase; this encodes MHFTELIDLAAERLGGAALLANDEFFAPKENLLRAAEPVFLPGEYTERGKWMDGWETRRRRSPGHDWCIIRLGLPGVIRGLVVDTTHFKGNYPEHCSLEACAVEGVPDPVELGQEGGPARWAEILASSPLRGDARNLFEIGADARFTHVRLRIYPDGGVARLRVYGQVVPDWDRLLQRGTELDLAAAEHGGLVIAASDMFFGHRQNLIMPGRALSMADGWETRRRRGPGHDWCIVRLGRPGTIHRVEVDTDHFKGNAPESCSLEGCHAPDAGLDEPVGEAAGWAELLPRTTLQPHSRHSFQVRPEATSPVSHMRFNIFPDGGIARLRVYGSPAAGA
- the uraD gene encoding 2-oxo-4-hydroxy-4-carboxy-5-ureidoimidazoline decarboxylase, which encodes MTLENLNRLPREDAASALLQCCGARAWARRMAELRPFPHTAALLEAADRVWWGLGREDWLEAFRAHPRIGERKPETAQAEQARRWSAQEQVGTREASADARVALAQLNQTYEQRFGYIYIICATGKTAEEMLRLLRQRLDNDPAQELRVAAEEQRKIARLRLEKLLAEA